A region of Rhodamnia argentea isolate NSW1041297 chromosome 9, ASM2092103v1, whole genome shotgun sequence DNA encodes the following proteins:
- the LOC115729010 gene encoding glutaredoxin-C9-like has translation MQLMPEGGTGAGIPVSDGVMLPNPESSYEVVRRLAAGNAVVLFSMSGCCMCTVAKSLLFSLGVGPTVVELDELGAGRDIHAALCQLARDQQALPAVFVGGKFLGSLETLVACHINGTLVPLLKDAGALWL, from the coding sequence atGCAACTGATGCCCGAGGGAGGTACTGGTGCAGGAATCCCAGTGAGCGACGGCGTGATGCTGCCCAACCCCGAGAGCTCCTACGAGGTGGTGAGGCGCCTCGCCGCCGGCAACGCAGTGGTGCTCTTCAGCATGAGCGGCTGCTGCATGTGCACCGTGGCCAAGAGCCTCCTCTTCAGCCTCGGCGTTGGCCCCACGGTGGTGGAGCTCGACGAGCTCGGCGCTGGCCGCGACATCCACGCCGCGCTCTGCCAGCTCGCCCGCGACCAGCAGGCGCTCCCGGCGGTCTTCGTGGGGGGCAAGTTCCTCGGCAGCCTCGAGACCCTGGTGGCCTGCCACATCAACGGCACCCTCGTCCCGCTTCTCAAGGACGCCGGTGCTCTTTGGCTGTGA
- the LOC115729011 gene encoding glutaredoxin-C9-like, translating to MQLMPEEGAAGIPVSDGLMLSNPGSSYEAVRRLAAGNAVVLFSMSGCCMCTVAKSLLFSLGVGPTVVELDELGGASRDIHAALRQLARDQQKLPAVFVGGKLLGGLETLMACHINGTLVPLLKDAGALWL from the coding sequence ATGCAACTGATGCCTGAGGAAGGTGCTGCAGGAATCCCAGTGAGCGACGGCCTGATGCTGAGCAACCCCGGGAGCTCCTACGAGGCGGTGAGGCGCCTGGCCGCCGGCAACGCGGTGGTGCTCTTCAGCATGAGCGGCTGCTGCATGTGCACCGTGGCCAAGAGTCTCCTCTTCAGCCTCGGCGTCGGCCCCACGGTGGTCGAGCTCGACGAGCTCGGCGGTGCCAGCCGCGACATCCACGCCGCCCTCCGCCAGCTCGCCCGCGACCAGCAGAAGCTCCCGGCGGTCTTCGTGGGCGGCAAGCTCCTCGGCGGCCTCGAGACCCTGATGGCCTGCCACATCAACGGAACCCTCGTCCCGCTTCTCAAGGACGCCGGTGCTCTTTGGCTGTGA